Proteins encoded together in one Spirochaetota bacterium window:
- the cas6 gene encoding CRISPR-associated endoribonuclease Cas6: MMIAYLEFCQSFVNNILNSKIKLGNNELDVNEATVIPIEVDKDEILIETLSPIVTYSILFKHDGSKYTIYFKPGEKEFNSQINLNLLNKYKAFYNKLDIEKEIKIKSFSKIRENIIEYKGFLIKGYSGIFNIVGSKKLLEFGIATGFGEKNSMGFGCVKLLKNK; this comes from the coding sequence ATGATGATAGCTTATTTAGAATTTTGTCAATCTTTTGTTAATAATATATTGAATAGTAAAATTAAACTTGGAAATAATGAGCTTGATGTAAATGAAGCCACTGTTATACCAATAGAGGTAGATAAGGATGAAATTTTAATTGAAACTCTTTCTCCAATAGTTACTTATTCTATTTTATTTAAACATGATGGTTCAAAATATACAATTTATTTTAAACCTGGAGAAAAAGAATTTAATTCTCAAATAAACTTAAATTTATTAAATAAATACAAAGCTTTTTATAATAAACTTGATATTGAAAAAGAAATTAAAATAAAATCTTTTTCTAAAATAAGAGAAAATATTATAGAATATAAAGGATTTTTAATTAAGGGATATAGCGGTATTTTTAATATAGTAGGTTCAAAAAAATTATTGGAGTTTGGAATTGCAACTGGATTTGGAGAAAAAAATAGCATGGGCTTTGGGTGTGTGAAATTATTAAAAAATAAGTAA
- a CDS encoding WYL domain-containing protein produces the protein MGRIERVFFIHDHITKYGQVFKKTILKEFEISERTLDRDIETMRREMHAPIIYYKQIGVYKYTRPYDLLSFHNEKSLITLVFFENIIDCKYYLPVYSNNIKKELLKGFPQKWKKLSTEFIIYENVEFEEINFEILNTILISYLDSKIIKVDYTDANNNRTLREVFAKKLINYGGKWYLIVIDIGKNELRTLLLARINSIVLTDKIYENKDSISDEDLKNLINNSFGIYKGYLTKNAVIKFYKKIANIVEKQNWHKMQVLEKIEENGEKVVKLTVPYTYPDELVGKVLRYGEFAEIVEPEELRKLWLSRIKEMYQKFIKY, from the coding sequence GGTAGGATTGAAAGAGTATTTTTTATACATGACCATATAACCAAATATGGGCAGGTATTTAAAAAAACTATTTTAAAAGAATTTGAAATCAGTGAAAGAACTTTAGATAGAGATATTGAAACAATGAGAAGAGAAATGCATGCACCGATTATTTATTATAAACAAATAGGGGTTTATAAATATACTAGACCATATGATTTGTTGAGTTTTCATAATGAAAAATCTCTAATTACTCTTGTATTTTTTGAAAATATTATAGATTGTAAATATTATTTGCCGGTGTATTCAAATAATATAAAAAAAGAATTATTAAAAGGTTTTCCTCAAAAGTGGAAAAAATTAAGCACTGAATTTATTATCTATGAAAATGTTGAGTTTGAAGAGATAAATTTTGAAATTTTAAATACTATTTTAATCTCATATCTTGATTCTAAAATAATAAAAGTTGATTATACAGATGCTAATAATAATAGAACATTAAGAGAAGTTTTTGCAAAAAAGTTAATAAACTATGGAGGTAAATGGTATCTTATAGTAATTGATATAGGTAAAAATGAGCTTAGAACTTTACTTTTAGCACGAATTAATAGCATAGTTTTAACAGATAAAATTTATGAAAATAAAGATTCTATCTCAGATGAAGATTTAAAAAATTTAATAAATAATTCTTTTGGCATATATAAGGGTTATTTAACCAAAAATGCAGTGATAAAGTTTTATAAAAAAATTGCAAATATAGTTGAAAAACAAAATTGGCATAAGATGCAAGTATTAGAGAAAATAGAAGAAAATGGTGAAAAAGTTGTAAAGCTCACAGTTCCTTATACTTATCCTGATGAATTAGTTGGAAAAGTTTTAAGATATGGAGAATTTGCAGAAATAGTGGAGCCAGAAGAGCTTAGAAAGTTATGGTTATCTAGAATAAAAGAGATGTATCAAAAATTTATAAAATATTAA